The genomic DNA atATATCAATGGATCATTACATGATTCCATGGTAATTCAGACCGCAAGGGGTATAGGGATttatgggtgggggggggggtgggagcaAGATTATTCATAAAGATGAAGTCAATTTATTTCTCAATTGAATAAGAGTGGTATATAACCCAGACCTGTCTCTTTTTGAATGCGCATCttctttctttgcttccttTTCGCCCTCTTTTACTCTATTTTCACCAAGGAATTTTATATGCTTATATGAAAATACTTGGAGCTATTGGTTCTTAGCTTGGAATTAAATTTGTTAAAATGATTCAAATACTGCCACTTATTATATCCATTACCCCGGGAAGCACGTACAGTGTTGAATGAAGTTAGTTGTtcaatttatgcaaattattcaATATTCTCCTGCTATAATGTTACTTAAGTCCCATAAGTGTCATTAAATGATTCAAATACTGCCCATTGTTGCAGTTTCTaccctgaaaacatgaatgggcgattccataagtatcgtacgggacattttgagAACAATGTCTAGTTTCCTAGCCGAATCCgtgagaaataaaatattctttaatgtcaatgataaagctatagttggatagtcatgtgaaaaactaataACCAACACAAACGAAAATGATTATGGGTAAATTCTAGGTGAAAATTGTGTGTATCGTACGGGACGCAGAAATatcccgtacgacacgcaaaCTTTTAAGCTTTAATTCACCTTTGGAcgacatatttttgttggttgtcagttttttgCATGTCTACCTAGTAGTGCTATGATATTACCACAAAAAAAATGGAGTTCGTATGTACAGCAGgttgaaaaatattgtgaatatggctgatttttctagcatggaatcgccaaAAATACGGACTCAACACAGAAATTCTCTTTCTTTAGATTCGGAAAGGTCGtcattttgaattatgaaaatactacAAATCTTTCTCAAAATCTTAATGACATGCATGCCATCCAAAATACTATCAACTAACCTAAACTAACTATAGTTAAATGGTGTAAACACTACACATACTGTTTACTCCCTGCAACTATAGTTACATTTCATATAGTGTTAACTCCATTTAGATAGAAAATCTATTTGGGATTCCATGTCTGACATTCATAAAGGGATATTGACcgtatttttaaaatgattcgATATGTATTTGAAATATCTCGTGACGAAATCTCATATATACATCTTAAAGTGAAACAATACAACCCTTATGGCACACAAAATGTTCACAAAGTAAAATGATATTTCTTGCCTATTCGGGCAGTGTTAGATGAGGAATCATATACTCTTTTGTAAACAAGCTATATGAAACTAAGAAATCATTGGACTGGGTTGgatcaaatgaatattttgtgactTCTTGTTGtaattaggcctgtgaaaccTGTAGGTGACACATCCTTAGCTAATTACCAATAAACATGTATGCTTAATAGCATTAGGAAAATGATATAAGGATCATATTAGAAGGACTATATTAATAGTGTGTGAACccccaaaactaaaaaaaagaagttgttGGGATCATTTCCGGTTTCAATCTAGTGCCAATATCCCAGTCCGTTTTATAGAATATCagtttatcattaaaaaaaaatcatttaccaaCATGATCCTAAAAAAAATGACGATTACCCCAGTTGATTTTAAATGGGATTCCGCCCGCATGTCTTGGACTTTGGATCCGTTTCACATGGTACGTGTGATTGTTCAGCATTAATTAAAACAACAGTATAAAGAATTGCAATTATTCATTTTCGTATGAAAAGCAAGCTAATTCCTCTGCCCTTGCCTTGTTTTTGACACGCTCATAAAACAAGGAAATATGAGAAATCGTCTTTGTGATCCTATCAAAAGTGGAATAGACCTTATTTGCTCAACTAAATATGATGAAGTGCCATgtactttttttgaaaatagttTCTCAGTTTCACTGGAAAGAAATATCTTACTAGTAAAAATAGAAACGACCGTGGCTTTTCTTGTTATTGACGAGGTCGAAACAAGGAACAGAGAGAAAATTGTCTATTCTATATCAAAATTAGAATGGTGTTTATTATTGGTAGTTAGTTTTACGTTGTTTCAGGTGTTCATATTACACACAGAAAGTGTAAAATCAAGTGTAAAATCAGTAGGTAGCCTGATTACCTTATTATCCTACAAATGATGTGTCAAAATCTGATTTATAAACTGTCGAATGAATTGCTGTCAGAACTTAGCAATGAGCATCTGCGCAATCATCGTTTAACCAGTAAATAATAGGTATAGACTAAACCTAATACATTTGTTCTCGGTCGGATAGGCGGCATTGCGTTCAACAATATTCTATCTTCTGGGCATTATCTGGCCACTAGTTTGATAAACATGAAGTCTTCGACCTTTCTGCTTGTGTATTATATGATAATCTCAGCTTCGAGTATATTCATGGAAGTTGCATTTGGTAAGTAGACGTACATGGTAAGGTTCACGTTCAATATTTAAATCAAGACAATAAAGGCAGTATTTCTGAAAGCAAACTAAATTTTCCAGTTTGGAGACTAAATTTCATCCACACtagataatcataatgataataacactCATTTTCTATCTAACGCAAATTACTATCAAATCTCTTAGCGCTTTGAAAGATGTAATGGGAAAGATATATAACCgaccccaccaaaaaaaagaatacacaCACAATCACAATCATACGTGAGTCACGGTGATTGCCCATCCCCCCTCCACTTTTCACTCCTTGCCAGCAGTTCCTAATGATAGCATTTTCACACTCTTTCATTGACCAACCCATTCTCCTCGTTCCTCAGCACCTCATTTCAGGCGCCATTTCCGGAAGACCCCATATCATTAAATTGCAGTTCCCAAGAATTCACCTATTTGCAGATGGCCATCTTGTCCTTGAACCCCTCCTTTCGTATGAAATTCAATTTATAATGCTGTATGGTTTCAGATTGTGCGGctgattttgaatgaaaaagcaGATAGACGGTACGGCCATGGATCTACTGCTTACAGTAATAGGTTTATGGTAACGGAGCATTTTTGGCACTGCTTACTTGCGTATAGATGGCCATAGAGTGGGACTTGGGGGGCACTGCCACCATAAAAGTTTCACAtgcaagaaaaaagaagaaaccaCAAGAAAAAATGACAGAACAGGAATCCCAATGAATTCCTCGATCTTTTAcagatttaataataataataataattggcatttatatagcgctttatcaatctacgactattcaaagcgctttacaattattattacccggtcactggattcatagcattccaagcagcctgttaggcgcaaacttgctaaaccaaccacaatgacggttgtttcctaccggtacccaattagcacctggatgagagtggcaaagtgtggattgacgccttgccaaagggcgctaggccattgtgggattcgaacacacgaccctctgattacaaggcgagagtcagaaccgctacaccacggcgcttccacttATCGCTTCCACATCTTATCGCTTCCGATAAGATGGATAAATTGCAGATCTGCGAAACATAAGTGACCATTGTTgcatcagcccccccccctaaaaaaaggcAACTCACAAACAGCGCATCTGATTAGATGAAAGATGGGTGTTGGTCAAGCTGCAATTTGACGTCTCGTACAAGCTGAAGAATGTGTTAGGAGGCATGAATTAGAAACTCTGATTTGTCCTCATTTGGGCTTTAGCTTGTGCACAGCCATCATATCCTGCACCTTTCCTACATATGTGGACAATGATCTGATAGCGTGTTCAACATAAGTAGGGTCACTTCGGTCAAACTCAATAATCATCTATAAATTGAACGAACTGAAATGTAGGCGCACACGAACTGATCTTGGATCTGAGCTCGACATTTGGAAACTGGTCTGTAGTTCCTGAGATCATCTCTGTTAAATGAGGATTTCTTTATCACTGTCACCACAATTGCTTGTTTTAGTAAGCCTGTGAATGCACCTGTAGACACGGAAATATTCACCAATGCAGTAAATGAACTAGCGAGCAAAACGAAGAAGATGTTTTTACCatacagtgcgtatccaaaaaaatttacacttcgaaaaaatcctgtaaaatcatacatttgccATTTTATCATTGGTACAGATACATTTaagcaaataacgatataaatgtcaaaaaatatttctacttgagtgagcaccactcacttttgaaaaattagtgaaaaatgatttgcgcagaactttgaaatagttatgcaaataaaagtagacaataatcatgaagaacacatggaatttagctagtaaaattgatttaagaTAATTTCaaacctttttaacttgtttccttgcccaaaacacttcgaagagtgcattgtgccccaccccactcccccacacaacgaggccatcgtgacgatatttgctttacactgagctgtgatttacattaaatggcttaggcttgattttcattttgttaatcattgtcaagcttggaaaaagtgtgcaGAAACAagcattaaatgaaatataaaatgtaaacccactttaaatgatgaaaaaatgctggagatgtctaatataaactttttttcagatacagttatgtcctcagatccagatGGCACATAAAGGGTGAAGGTTGtacttactaagtgttgaaatttcaatttgggtggcaaaactGTTACAagatgcttgaatgtatccgttttatttcaattgaccaaaagtgcaagggaaatgtatgagaaatgctGTGCAGGATGAGTTTgttttcaccctttccccttgacacagtgtgaaaacgagcatttctgcgcaaacagatttctgcgagctttacaaaaacggaaagtgctcactcaagtgtaacattctgtcaaaactttaacttttactggatagatgagacccaaatccaagattgtatgtgaaaaaattatccacatgttgtattttttttaattcccagggctttttcaaagtgttaacttttttttgatacgcactgtataggccaGGATCAAGACTGCATGTACTCTCTATGATTACCTGAATAACACCTGCGGTAGTTACCCTGAGAAATTAAGATTCATATGGAGTTCGTCGATCTGGATATGggattgaatttcaaattcagGTGCTCAATAACGTCTCGGGTAATGCCACAGACCTGCTCATGCCATGCTTCAGATGTTGCGAAAAGGAAGGAAACTTCAATCATGGACAATGCTCAAGAGATATCGCAATAGAGAACGTATGTCAGCGTGAAAGTCCGTGTGAGGACCCAGTATTATTAATGCCCTTCTGTGTGTTCCGTGTTGGCTCCCGGAGCTTGTCAAGCCAGATCCCTATTACTACTTTGTCTATCCTTAATCGTAGGAACCGCACTTTCCAACCAAGTCCGTATTCACTCTGGAAATGCTAGGGAAATTGATTTAGCACCCGGATCACCACGGGTTGAGATCCTTTGTGATCCATATTGCATCCGTGACGATTAAAAAGGGGCGTGTCCTCATCTCAGTTTGAGCATGTTGATCAAGTAGGCCTTCATTATTCACAGCTGAAGCAAGGGAATTGGAAAGCTTGTCAAAATCTGTACAGTCATCAAGGGAAACGCCTCCATGAAGGAAggtatcgagaaaaaaaaaattttaatgtCCCTATACTTTCTGAGAGTGAGAGTTTGACAAGATGCCTGTGACCTTAATATGGTAAGACGAAGGAATATAAAGTGAACAGATTCATGGTTGTTCCAAACATCAACTCCAGGCTACGATTGACTTTTCAAAAGTATTACAGTCACTTTCCAAACACTATGTAATTGGCAGCAAATTCTGGATCGGGACTAATGACCAATTCGCTTGTTTAGTACATGCCTTGAAATCTGTGGGTGTTTTTTTCCACATATGACCACTGGAACGGCAACTGAAACACCAGTTAGAACGCATAGTTTGACGCCTGTGACTAAAGGCAGAGGATCACCACGAAGATCTCAATTGTCAGCAGTAATTTTCGAGATGCTTTGACATAGGAAATGCAGCATTATCTGCCCTAAATTCAGGTCTAAATCTTCAATTTTCCGACAACATTTCTGAACCAATTGACCCATAGGTCCTCCCTGTTTGACCCCTGACCAGACAGTGAGGCCTAAATGCTAGGTAAGACAACCCATGCACCGAATGCAAAAATGTTCCAACTGGTAAGGCAAGGAGAGTGCAGTGGAGCCTAACAGTGGTATTTTCACTCCCATGCATTGATTTTGCATTTCAATAGGGGATGACATAGGGGAAGAAATTGAATCCCTATTAAGACATATATTAAGAAGAGTCAGTTTCGTTTGTTTATCAAACGTTATATTCAAATCAGTCATTTCGCAAATAAGAGAGAAATATCAAGTAATAGTAATATCAAGCCACATTAAAACACATCTACATAATAGCTTCCTTACAAATATActgcagatacatgtacatgtactacatttACAAGGGGAGTTAAAATTGCCCATTCGCGTCAATCCTGTAACACGTCATTTACGTTGGTATTTTAATTGAAAACTCACTAGAACATGCAATTTAGTGGCTTATTATAAACACTCGCGTCGCGGGCGGGTTCGTAATCACTCGGGTTTTAGATTTTTAGCGATTTTTTTTCGGTGCGATTTTTTTAACGGTTTCTTCAATGGGACAAACATgctgggaaaataaaatgaaattgaaattcgtTTTAAGCCGGCAATTAAGTGTCTTAAATAAAATGTACTCGACTACTATAAGGAACAATTTTGTTGGTCCCCAGGACTTATTTATAACCAGAGTGCACTTTACTCCCCCTCcaacttttctttcttctcagtcttcttttttttattcccattATTGTGTcgtcttattcttcttctccctGTTCTTCTTCgacttttcaatttttaccttttcttctacttctccatttcttccctttttcgtCCCTTTTTCGTCCCTTTTCATCTCCACCCTCCCCCCTCTTaccccttccttttctctttctactCAGTCTTCCCCCTTATTctatccttctctttctctcattcttctACATCCTCCTCTCAATTTTCTCTTCTCTGCTTCATTTTTACTCCCCCACATCCTCCtccatcttcttttttcttcttctcctcctccttcttcttgcttttcttcttcatcactTTTTTCCTCCCCCATTTTCACGTTAGtgtaaaataattcaaaaacaAAGGGAGAAgcaatataaataatgatattatgaaaTTGTAGCACCTCACTATGCTTTATAAAGGATACTACAGACTTCAGGAGAAGTCCTCCAAAGCAAAATCGAGAGTagcctttcttcctttttcttctttcttcattccttttctcctttctttctttctttctttctttctctttttctccctccctctctcccttcctttctttttttccctctctcttttttagggggagccccccccccgctttcgcCTATGGCTCTAAGGTTTAATTTGGCGTGCAATGGCCTAATTTACGTGTTGGAATCATTTCACCTCATGAAACAGTGAATGCTTCCAGATCGTTTCGTGTTCCAGCAACAGTATTATGATCTCCGGCCTCAatcatgaatattgaatatGTCATTGAAGCCCTCGCTGGCGCGCTCATGCATTAGATGATTTTCACACGACTTGCACAAGAATCTGACATAGAGATATATCTCTATGGTTTGTCACCAATAACTTCAGTTCAGTACCTGTagggctcacaggcctaattcatttcccatagaccgtgtgttaaagtggcacttaaaaagaattcatgaaaaataaggaggaaattctaAGGTTGAATGAATATAATACTATGAGTGGATAGGACAAAtttctgacattccatatctgaccagaaaagggtacctcgaccggctcattttaaaaataaatcagcatttatgaagactacacctgacgggaccaaattcatcacttgagggagtaaaatgaccctaattcttccgccagtgaAAAGATAGTTCCAtagtggtgatatatctttccaatttggaaaaggTAAGTTCAGTAGATACCCtacctagaatcagtgttagattgtcagtcatattcattcatttttgccaaTCAGCAATCAAATTTAGAAattgagcaatgggttggctcgaatgaatatctatggcctgccagttgtgattaggcccgtgcaacCGGTACCAAATCGAGTGTGCGGAGAGAGAAGTACATGTTGGAGTAAATGGGAGATAACGATGTGGgatgtaaacaaaatcaacagaaATCAGGTCAGatatgtggaatgtgattacgTTAAAACAGTAGTCAAAGTTTGCTtgtttgttattttaaaacagtAGTCGAGTACATTTTATTTAAGGCACTTAATTGCCGGCTTAAAACGAAACTCgagtttcaatttcattttattttcccagcatgtttgtcccattgaagacactgtttcaaaaaaaaatcgcaccgaaataaaataaaaaatcgcCAAAAAATCCAAAACCCGAGTGATTTCGAAGGCGACCCGAGTGATTACGAACCCGAGTGTTTATAATAAGCCATTTCAGTTGGACTATCCCGGTTAAGGGGGTGAATATATGGGATTCATAATGTTATGTGCTATCTgttgatttcattttgaatttctcAAGTAGTTAAGGTATACCCTGGATACAATAATTGATGATAAGGAGtcattttgttaaaatcatTCTTCTTTTACCTCACAGGTCTCACAGATCCTTTTGAAGTTCGTCTTGACGGTGGATCTAATAACACTGAAGGAAGAATAGAGGTCTTGTACAACGGATCCTGGGGGACTATATGTGATGATAACTGGCACCTGTTAGACGCCGGAGTGGTTTGCAGGATGCTGGGGTTTGATGGAGCCGTTGGTGCACCGGAATATTCTAGGACAGGACAGGGATCTGGTCGCGTTCTCCTGACCAATGTCTGGTGCCTTGCAACTACAACCACCTTGGCACGCTGCTATCACGGGGAGATTGGAGATACGAGTGGCTGCATTCATGAAAGAGATGCAGGGGCTATTTGTTACTCAGGAGGTTCGTTGGAAAAACAACTCACATCGAAATCTGACATCTATCATCAAATACATCTtgtatatatagatatagataaataaatatattttcctgaaCTTATTTTATGAGGAGCAAAGTTAAACTGGAAATTTACATTTCGTCAATGAAAAATTGTGCTTTGATGAAATAGCCataatgtaatgaaaatcattgacCATCTCTCGTGTCCCTTTCCTAGATCCCTTTGAAGTTCGTCTCGTTGATGGATCTAACAATACTGAAGGAAGAGTTGAGGTCTTGTATAATGGATCGTGGGGTACTATCTGTGATGGCTTCTGGGATCTTAGAGACGCCTGGGTGGTTTGTAAGATGCTTGGCTTTGATGGAGCCTTGGAGGCGCCACGATCGGCTAGGTTTGGTCAGGGTCCTGGACGGATTGTTCTAACCCGGGTCGAGTGTTACGGAACTGAGGACAACCTCAAAGACTGTGTTCATGGAGGTGTCGGGAATTGGAGTGGCTGCGGTCATAAAAGGGATGCAGGTGCCATTTGTTATTCAGGAGGTGAGTTACCACAAACACATTGTAAAAATATTGGCTAAGCTTGTAACCACCACGAGGGTTATTATGTGTCTAATCAATTGCGTGCAGTATCCAATGCTGGAAGCATATTGCCTTGTAAGGTTAATAAAATAAGCaacaattactttagaatgtgCAAGATGATAAAATACTAGCAGAAAACGTCTTAGTCCAATAAGAAGTGTAGGTGACCTATGACTTTAATCACGTGACCTAATCCTCATTCAAGACAATCAGTGATTACCcttgtccacatttcatgaattgCATCAATatgctttcaaagttatgatggcaagtcaacaaatacccccaaacaTGGCTAAAGTTCGTTGACTCCAAATGACAataaactcaggcaggatgttcagtgatacaccattacccttatatccaagtttcattagCTGGATCCATATACCTTTAAAGATATACCGacttttcaaaaacttaaccttggtcaAGATTATGTTGTTGACTCCCTACATAGTCtctgttcattgacctttaatgaccttggtcatgtgacctcaactcaggcaagatgttcagtaatacttgatcaccCTCAAGTCAAATAtttataagttatgacatttcaaaatcttaaccttggttaatatttcaatgttgatgacgacgccgccgccgccactgTCTCATATTCTCGCAGGCgacacaaaatgaaattatgcatAAACGTTTTTATTTCTGTAATTTTCGTTCAGCAGACTATCAACTCATTCTGACATTGCGCCAGCTCAAACGATGtccctttgtttttcatttacttcAGAGCACCCAAGTCCACTTCAAGTTCGTCTTGTCAATGGATCTAACCATGCCGAAGGCAGAGTAGAGGTAATGTATAACGGATCCTGGGGAACGGTATGCGATATGAAATGGGATCTGAGAGACGCTAGTGTGATTTGTAAGATGCTGGGGTACGATGGAGCCTTGGACGCACCGAAATCTGCTTGGTTTGGTCAAGGTTCTGGCCGCATTCTTTTAACCTTGGTCGACTGCGATGGAACGGAAGACAACCTAGCAGACTGCATTCATCAAGGGGATTGGAGATTGGGTTATATGCGGCCATAGAAGGGATGCAGGTGCCGTTTGTAACTCACAAGGTGAGTTCCCACAAAAAAAACTCAgaacaaaatcaaaagaaactcaaaacattttctaaagttttattttttgtattaattagttcaagtttatttattcatttaaatttaaaatttcttttAGGTGGAGATGGTgggtgagagagaaagagagattttgggaattttaaaaaataaaagcttTCTGTTTTCGAACAAATTTATTTGAACAATTCGAATGTGTTTATTCATCAACAATCATTGTTCGTTATCTCAGCAATTAAAGTGAAAGTAATGATTATTTACACAACAAATACACTGATAAATCTATTTCAGAGTTCAAAAATTAGCCTTTAAAAATTCTATTGGACAAATGCACACAAGTGCTTATACATAAAATACAAACTTGGTGCTAAGAATACTCTTGATGAGATGAGATtaatagtcataataataaaatagataTTTATATGTAATGTGTTCAGTTGTGTAATTAGCCAGAAAGTCTGAGGGGGTTAGAAATGGCGTATTGTGTAAGAtttataaaaagttgcgagcgaagcGAACGAGCtaagatttcaaattttcattacaaaaatacaatacagtGATAGGATTTGACACAAATAATATAGgccctatttctttttttcttggtcgtgatttattattattattgttatcaatactatttttttttttggggggggagtccCCCAGCCttcccatctgtacgccagtggctGTGttctttgatggactataagcAATTGTACAAAGGtatcttaatttctttcatattatCATAGTACCGTCCATATCAACAACGATGTCTTCGACGACTAAGGCCAACAGAACACATGCTCCTGCAGCGGCAGCAACTGTAATTAGCGCAATGGCTATTTCTTTCGTATGTTACTTTCGTCAAAAGGGAAAGAAAACACCGAAGATTGGGTCTAATGGTGATGGTATTACATTCATGGACTTGGCGCACTCTAGATCTGTTGATCTACATCAAGATCTTAATTCCGAACCCATTGTACCAGCTCCTATTTCGTTGCAGGACAGGAAATCCCGGGTGGACCCCACTGCAGAACAGACGCACATAACGAACCTTAATGAACAAGAGCTCAGCCATGAATACATGGAAACTATGAGTGCCATAGATATTAGTGGTTATCTTTTACCAAATGCTACAACTCTTGACAAAGGCATTTACGAAGAGATAGGAACGAAATCCTCGGTAGCTGTATCGTTACATGACAGTTCACAGACGGAAGTAGCTGAAgatatgaataaagaaaatatgcGTAATTTCAATACGGACGCTAGTGACCAAAACCTCAATCATGAGTACATGGACCATAACGAAGAAAAACTCAACCATGAATACATGAAGCATAACGAAGAAAAACTCAACCATGAATACATGAAGCATAACGAAGAAAAACCCAACCTTGAGTATATGGAAAATAATGAGGATAAAGACAATGACGTCACAAACCAGgaaacaataatttatgaagAGATAGGAACGAAATCATCACCAGCTGTTCTTTCATTGCAGGACGAGAGATCCGGCCTTGAGCTCGCTGGAGATGATGTAGAACAAAAGCTCAAACATGATTACGCGGAGATCAGTATTGATAAAGGCATTGACGGTAATCTTTCGCTGAATGCTTCAAACTTAGAAACAAGAATTTATGCAGAGATAGGAACAAATGATGAACTAAAATGAAATCAGGATTATACGagaatgaaaacaataataataaaataatagtgataatgatgataaaaaataataataacaataataataataatataacaataatgataataggacCTAATGATAGTaatggtattattattattagtagtagtagtaataataatgatgaaaatgacaataataataataatgataacagtaCTATAAGTTATTTGTAAAGCGTAGGCCTGCAATTCCACATTGTGAGGTGCTCACAGTTTCTTGGAAGAGATACTCCCTGACGGCCGGTACCCAATACTCCGCCTGATGGGTTGAGTGCATCG from Lytechinus variegatus isolate NC3 chromosome 8, Lvar_3.0, whole genome shotgun sequence includes the following:
- the LOC121420590 gene encoding deleted in malignant brain tumors 1 protein-like, yielding MDICELYNFTFTGKGKNGLEPFGVFSLFQAALVIIVNLFALTVLSLTDPFEVRLDGGSNNTEGRIEVLYNGSWGTICDDNWHLLDAGVVCRMLGFDGAVGAPEYSRTGQGSGRVLLTNVWCLATTTTLARCYHGEIGDTSGCIHERDAGAICYSGDPFEVRLVDGSNNTEGRVEVLYNGSWGTICDGFWDLRDAWVVCKMLGFDGALEAPRSARFGQGPGRIVLTRVECYGTEDNLKDCVHGGVGNWSGCGHKRDAGAICYSGEHPSPLQVRLVNGSNHAEGRVEVMYNGSWGTVCDMKWDLRDASVICKMLGYDGALDAPKSAWFGQGSGRILLTLVDCDGTEDNLADCIHQGDWRLGYMRP